A region of the Brachyhypopomus gauderio isolate BG-103 chromosome 11, BGAUD_0.2, whole genome shotgun sequence genome:
TGAAGAACTAGTTAACAGAACAGGCTGGAAATTAAGATACTGTGTACAAGATGTATGGAGATTGTGACAGTCAGCATGTATTCATGTTGAATTGTTCATACTACATTGGTTTCACTGACTGAAGGAAGCATGTATGACGTACTTAGCACATGGAGGAAAATACTGTGGTCAAATGCGGAAGCGTGTTATTACCTACATCCTGTGCTTAGTGTAGCCAGAACCAGAATTTTGTGCTCAAGCTGTGGCTGGATGGTATAACTATGTAACATGACTTGGGTACGAACTTCAAAGATTCTTGTTTCTTGTTTTTTATTTGTCATCTTTTTTCATGGATATTTGTCTAGACCTCAACCCAGTAAGTGTTTGAACAGCTTTCACTTTATTTATGTCTTTGGAATAAAATTCTTTCTTGGAGTCTGTCAGTGCAATGATCCTGATCTTAACGTTTTAATTTGTTGTAAAAACAAATGACAGAATTTGTTATAGTTATTGTATTAGAAGCGGCGTTTTAGATTAAGTCATGTAAAATAAAAGTTTCTCTTTATTCAGTACGGCTCAGAAAATGGGTCTGGAAAATTTTCTGGGGATTTCCCATGCGTTACTTGCGTTGACGTGCAGAGCGTGGTACTTAGAAAAGATATTTATGCCAGCTTTGACAAATTGTCTTAAATTCTTCTTTCTGAACCTTAACAATTCCTTCAGTGTCTTCTACACATTTTGTTTAGTATTATCTAAAGTTGCAGAGTAACTGGAGGACAGTAGCAAATAACAAATAATCGGTGACCCAACCACCACATCACAACATAAGACTGGACCAAGAAGTGCAACAATAATGATGTGCAATACTGTTCACATTCttatagatatatattttttctgatCATATTCTTATATAAATGTTTCTGTTTATGTTCTAACTGCTATGAGTATTTGTCATCCATTTTGCCTTTTGCAGGTCTGAAGTGCACAAGTTTGGATTGTAAGGTTAACATCAGTTGTACAGTCATCAACCTTGAGTATGTGGACTGCAACTGGACCGCCCCACCAATGCAGGAGAAGAACTACACCTTCCACAGTTTGTACGCCTATGTGGATCTCCATCTTCACTTCTACACCCGTCCTGTGTCTGTGAAAGTGCAACAGGTAtatgtttgtttatgtatgtttcATATAATGTTTCTTTTCTCTTCAGATTTAAAGGGCAAAGTTCATATCACAAGTGTCCCGAGTACCTTCAGGAGCACAAGTATAATCTTGGCTGTAGGATTCCTTTTGAAAGACAAGATCAACGGTTTGATTGGTTCTCTACAAAGCTGTACATGGGAGGCAATCGACACATCAATAAAAATTACACAAGACTCCTAGAAAGAGGTAAGACGTATTGTTCAATAAGACATATAATCACCCATTTCCCCCCTAAATACCGAAAGGTTTTTTAACTGCAGTTCAGACCCCTCATCTGagttttatagatttttttttgttgttgtggcccacatttatttattcgttCTTTAAAGTATTTTTAAAGATATTCGTTGCATCAAATTAGCATTGCTTAATTAAATGGTCATGTGTCATATGGTCGTATATCTGTACGTTCCAGTGAAGCTCAATCCCCCTTGTAACGTTTCTGCTGAATGGAATTCCAAGgatgagctgtgtgtgtattgggtgAACAATGTTCATAAGCTGAACTGTGTGGTCAATATGGTGCGTTATAGGAGAGCTTCTGACCCATGGCAGGTATAAAACACTttttggttatttatttatatgtttacataaacacacacacacaaacacaggcttcCAGAGAAACAATGTTTTGGATAATCCTAGTGATTAATTTGGTACCtgtagttttttttgttttagagTGCATGATACATTTTGATGTGTGTACTGCCATgagaaaatgtttttattaCTGGTTTATTTGGTCACAGCACGAATATTGAACATATTTATTCTTCCTTTCATCTGTTGCCCCATGCAGATTCACAACACAGGGAGGTCCTCTCTGTACTGCATGTCTTATGCCTCTAAGGTAGCTGTTTACACTTTCCAAGTAAGGAGCAACATTGATGAAGCATGTGGTCCTTCTAAGCTTTGGAGTGACTGGAGTGATCCGGTCCAGTGGGGAAACCACACAGGTAGAGTTGAACATAACATGATGTATTTAGCTTAAGAAAATGTTTCTGCCAGTAGAAACACTGAGTGGTCAGAATGGAATTCTAACAGATTCTCAGATTCTTTTACTAATTTcagttttgtttgtctgtttgtctgtctttgGATTCTCTATTGCTTTCTAGAAGCAGTGGAGTGGCAGTCAGTTTTGGCCTATGTGTTGGGAGCCATTCTTCTTATCGCCCTTGCAGTGCTGCTGTGCTATTGTGAAAGGTATGACATGTACTTTATACATACTTTATAGGTATGTATGGGTTTTAGAAGTTTTGACTTCTAAAAATCTTACCCCTCTGGGCACAGGATAAAGGTAGTTTTCCTGCCTGCTGTGCCGGACCCAAGCAAGAACCTGCAGAATTTGTTTCAGAAATACAACGGGAATGTAGAGGTAAGTCTGTGTGTCCCGACCCTACTTTTGCTCCAAACCATCTCATGGCCTAATCATCATGCACAATTTTCAACTCTCCCCCTGCCCATCTCAGAGCTGGGTTCACGTCTCCGAAGAGCTGAAGGAGGCTTTCGAGCCAGACTACACAGATGTTGCCTGTGTCGTGTGCGACCCCAATGCCCCACCAGGCTGGGACGTGCCTACGGAACAGCCCTCCTCTTAAGCTCTGTGCTGTGTTCCTCGGACCCTGGGCCCCTTGACATGGTGCTCTCAAATACCAGCAGACACCTTGTGCGTGTTTTGGTTACCCTACTGAATTAAGGAACTATATACGAGCAGCTCTTTGAGCTCTGAAGTGAGAGTAacgttttattgttttatttttatttttttttgtgtgacAACTGGTAGTCACAAGACTGAAAAGCAAAAATATGATGACTGAGTCCTAGATACATAAATGTTTGTGCCTCAGCTTTGGCCAGAGGACTAATAACATTTTTATCATGTCTGTTTTCTGCATTTGTCTATATTTTAGACACTGAATGTTATCAGTTATTCCAAAGGTCATACTTAGATGGCCATATAGATGGAGTCTTACTGATTCAAATGCTTCTTGACAGTCTTGTGTTCAGTTCTTAATTTcttcatttttatatttttccctTTAAATTCAGTTTTTGACATGAACACTGACAGAACACTTGCTTCTTTTAAAGATTACTGAGTCACAAGTGATTTTGTAATATCTCCCTAAGCTAAGAAAAGACAAAATATTTACTTGATGGGATACATTCAGATAATATTctgaatataatataatattttatattataatataaaactttttcattttatgtaaattaatacattattaaattattacatttttacatattacacccccccccagaTATTTTATGAAGGTCTCTAAGCAAAATGGCTTTCTCAGTCATTGTGACCTCACAGAGCGTGATTATTACATCACTGTACTGTAGTTTCACATTTGTCAGTTGTGTTACTGCAGACAGCACCTTTAAATTTCACCTACAGGCATTCTAGATGCTGCTCCCTGTGGCAGCTTTCTCTGATGTTCATATGTGTTACATGCAGGAGTAAGGATGACATTTATGTATCTGTCATGCCATGTAAAAGTAGAAATGTACTTGAAATTGTTGCACTTGCTCACCATTGGTTATTGGAATATGGCTTGTGATGgcagaaataaaaaaatgtgaacaTTTTGTTTTGTCACTCTTTTTTGCAGCTAAGCTGCTGCATTTCTATATATAGAAAATGAGCAGTTTTTGGTTAACATCAACCGCTCAATGTCTTTTTACAGTATTTGAGAGCTGAGAGCAGGTATGTGGGTGTCCATGGATCAGTCATACCAAATAACATAGATAAATAacttaatatatataa
Encoded here:
- the il2rgb gene encoding interleukin 2 receptor, gamma b isoform X3; its protein translation is MGGNRHINKNYTRLLERVKLNPPCNVSAEWNSKDELCVYWVNNVHKLNCVVNMVRYRRASDPWQIHNTGRSSLYCMSYASKVAVYTFQVRSNIDEACGPSKLWSDWSDPVQWGNHTEAVEWQSVLAYVLGAILLIALAVLLCYCERIKVVFLPAVPDPSKNLQNLFQKYNGNVESWVHVSEELKEAFEPDYTDVACVVCDPNAPPGWDVPTEQPSS
- the il2rgb gene encoding interleukin 2 receptor, gamma b isoform X2, producing MTWVRTSKILVSCFLFVIFFHGYLSRPQPSLKCTSLDCKVNISCTVINLEYVDCNWTAPPMQEKNYTFHSLFKGQSSYHKCPEYLQEHKYNLGCRIPFERQDQRFDWFSTKLYMGGNRHINKNYTRLLERVKLNPPCNVSAEWNSKDELCVYWVNNVHKLNCVVNMVRYRRASDPWQIHNTGRSSLYCMSYASKVAVYTFQVRSNIDEACGPSKLWSDWSDPVQWGNHTAVEWQSVLAYVLGAILLIALAVLLCYCERIKVVFLPAVPDPSKNLQNLFQKYNGNVESWVHVSEELKEAFEPDYTDVACVVCDPNAPPGWDVPTEQPSS
- the il2rgb gene encoding interleukin 2 receptor, gamma b isoform X1 — protein: MTWVRTSKILVSCFLFVIFFHGYLSRPQPSLKCTSLDCKVNISCTVINLEYVDCNWTAPPMQEKNYTFHSLFKGQSSYHKCPEYLQEHKYNLGCRIPFERQDQRFDWFSTKLYMGGNRHINKNYTRLLERVKLNPPCNVSAEWNSKDELCVYWVNNVHKLNCVVNMVRYRRASDPWQIHNTGRSSLYCMSYASKVAVYTFQVRSNIDEACGPSKLWSDWSDPVQWGNHTEAVEWQSVLAYVLGAILLIALAVLLCYCERIKVVFLPAVPDPSKNLQNLFQKYNGNVESWVHVSEELKEAFEPDYTDVACVVCDPNAPPGWDVPTEQPSS